Within Methylothermaceae bacteria B42, the genomic segment CAATCCAGCTCAGCGGTGTTAATTTCGCTCTCCCCGGCAGCTTGAGCCTAATCGGCATCGCCACTTCGCAAACCAATCCGGAAGTAGCGGACCAAGATAAAGCTTCCATCCTAATCACTCGGACCCAAGGCGTTGCGGCCCGTCTCAATCCTCAGTCAATCAACCTCTCCGGCCCGGGGCCGGCAACCTTCTTGCTCTTGGTGGAAAACACCGGCAACGTGGAAGGCACCTACTCGGCGACCATTACTTCGACCAGCGCCAATGTCACGGCCAATTTGATTGGGTTGGATGGCCAACCGAGCCAACAGATTCCCAGGTTTATTTTGCCGGCGAAATCCACCGGCCTGCTTACTTTGCAGGCCAATCAAAGCACGGTTGGCGATGGCAATGTAGCGGTGGAAATCATGTGCGTGAACACAACTGGAATTACCGCGACGGTGACGGCTCTGATTCAACGTGCCTCTGTAATGGTACCCGAACCTCCCGCCTTTATGCTGCTGCTATTAATGTTGTTCATCTTGGGAATCTTCGGTATCTTCTATCGGTGTGTCAGGTCAGGGTCAAACACCGGATAAGCAAAAAGCCCAGTGAAATGCTGGGCTTTACGCGTCCCCTCACTTGATTTCTACGTGGATATCCGCTTACCCACGTAGACCTTAAGCGTTGCCCGGGTTTGAGACGCTTACCGATCTGGTTGCGGTTCCATTGCCGCAGCGCTTTGACGCTGACATTAAATCGTTGAGCGATCTCAGAAAGTAAATCTCCTTCGCGGGCGCGGTAACTGAAGGAACTGTCTTTGACCCGGCCGCCACACTGGATGCTTTGCTGGCCAGCGGCTTTTACGCTTGCCACTCTTAACTTCGACGCGCTAGCGGCTGGGACAAGCGCTGACACAGCCCCCCAAATTCGTCATCGCTCTCGGTGGGGGCGAAAGATTTTTCGCCCCTACAAACGCCCTGGCAGGGGCACAAAAGCGCTGTGAGAATGTCGTATAATTATTCTTTCAAGCAAACTTGAAGAGCGTCTATCATGCCCCTGGCCCAGGAAGACATCGACCAGATCCGCCGCTTGATCCGCGAGGAAGTGGAATCCCACCTGCCTGGCGGGCTGGTGCGTTATGATCTGGAACTGCGTGAGCGTATGGTGCGGGTAGAAGAAGAACTCAGGCACCAACGCGAGTTGATGGAACAGGGTTTCCATCTGATGGAGAAACGCTTCGAACAAATCGACAAGCGCTTCGAGCAGGTGGACAGGCGCTTCGAGGAAATGCGCGGGGATATGAATCAGAGATTCGAGGCCCTGACCACCCGCATCGACCGCTTCATGCGCTGGTCCTTCGCCCTCACCCTCACCGTCGGCGGCCTGGTGGTGGCCGCGATCAAATATCTGCCCTGATCCCCCGCCTTTCTCCCTTACTTGATTGCTACGTGGAAATCCGCTTACCCACATAGACCTTCAAGCGTTGACCGGGTTTGAGGTACTTGCCGATCTGGTTGCGGTTCCATTGCCGCAGTGCTTTGACGCTGACGTTGAAGCGTTGGGCAATGCGGGAAAGGGAATCCCCCTTGCGGACTTTGTAATGGACAGTGCGCATTTTTCGGCGTGGTTTTTTGAGCCGCTTTCCGCCTTTGATAATTAATCGCTGCCCTGGCCTTAATACAGCCCTGGTACTCAAGCCATTCCAACGCGCCAATTGCCGGAGGCCGACCCGATAGCGGCGGGCTATTTTCCACAGGCTGTCGCCGCGCCGTACTTTGTAAACTATGCGGTTTTCCTGAGCTCGCAGCACCGGTGCCACCCGTTTAAGGCTGGCCAGTGAATAGGGAAGCTTGCCTGTTCTGGCGACAGGAATAATCAAAGTTTCCCCGGGATGAATAAGATTCCCCCGGACATGATTAACTTGACGGATAATTTGCACTGGCGTGTGATAACGTTTGGCAATCCAGCTTAAGGATTCTCCCCGTTTTACTTTGTGGCGCCGCCATTGAATCCTTTGATTTTCCGGGAGTTCGGCCAACTTTTCCTGAAATAATTCGACTTTTTCCATGGGCAGAACTAGCCGATGCGGTCCTTCCGGCGCCGTTGCCCAACGTTTGAACCCTGGATTTAGGCGATACAGTTCTTCCACCGGCATTTCCGCCAGCTTAGCCGCCAGGATCAAATCCAACTGTGATCCCACCTGCACCTCGGTATATAAAGGGTGATTTGGGATAGGTTCTAAGGCGATTTTGTATTCTTTGGCGTGGGCGAACAAATGGGCCACTGCCAATAACTTGGGAACATAGGCACGGGTTTCCCGCGGCAGGCGCAAATGCCAAAAATCGGTGGGCCGATGCAGGCGGCGGTTACGGCGAATGGCCCGCTTTACCGCACCTTCTCCGGCGTTATAGGCCGCCAAGGCAAGGAGCCAATCACTATCGAAATCCTTTTGCAATTTATCCAGGTAATTGATGGCAGCTCGAGTGGAAGCGTGCACATCCCGGCGCAGGTCAATCCACCAATTTTGTTCCAACCCGTAAATCCTTCCGGTAGAAGGAATGAACTGCCATAGCCCCGCCGCCCGTTGATGGGAATAGGCGCTGGGCCGGAAAGCGCTCTCCACCACCGGCAGCAACGCTAACTCTCCTGGCAGCCCGGCGCGTTCGATTTCTTCCACAATAGTGTACAAATAGGGTTTGGCCCGTGATTGTACCCGTTTGATATAGGAAGGATGGGCGAGATACCAACGCAGCTCTCGTTGCACTCTAGGATGCTTACTTGGTGGCAAGCGGTAAAGCGCGAACAATCGATCCCATAAATTGTCTATCTCCGGAGCTTTTAGTGGATCAGACGGGGCTTTGGTTGCTTTTTCCTCTTTCCCGATCTGCGGAGTATCGAGCTTTTCAGTAGAGACAGTGGGTTCGGGAGCAGGATAAGAAGCAGGTGGAAAATCTAGTGCTACCGGTTTTGCTGGCTGCTGGCTGCAAGCAACTACCAGCAGCGACGAAAAAGTCACTACAGCAAGGTGGTAGAATCGATTCATTGGCGAATATCCCCCAATTTGACGGCAATTGTTCTTAACTATTAGTTATTATAGGGTAACAGCAAGGTATTTGATTGCACGTGTTTTCTTTTTCTAACAAAAATGCGAACTCCTTCACGCGGCAAACGCTGTGCCAATGGTACCAAACTGCCCTTGGACGTAAACTGCGGCGTTTGGAAGCAGACTACTTAAGGCAATCAGTTTTGGTCCCCTATTCCTTCCGCATTGTGCAATTAGGCTACCTGGGATGGGAGAAACAATACCTCGATAGCGGCTATCTGCCCCATTTTCAAGTCATTGACGATAACCCGCAGCTCAAGCCCCAAGCACCTCTCGTCATCGGCCATTTGGATTCTTTGCCCATCGCTTCTGAAAGCGTCGATTTAATGATCCTGCCCCATACTTTTGAATATGTGGCGGATCAACATCAGTTACTCCGTGAAGTCGAAAGAATTTTAAAACCAGAGGGACAATTACTCATCTTGGGTTTCTATCCCTGGAGTTTCTACCGCCTCTACCGCTGGATTCCCGGCAAACGGCAATATGCTCCCTTGGGTGGAAGATTGATTGGTCATAACAAACTACTGGATTGGCTCAATCTCCTGAACTTCACCGGGGAACTCAATGCCAGCTTTGACTTCCACAACCTGCGTTATCCTTATCGATCTGGCTTTTGCCAAGGGCGATGCACCGCGTTATGGTCAGTCGCCTATGCGGTCCGAGCTATCAAACGCACCTATCACGTCATTCCACTTAAAACGGTGCCTCAACCCAATCTGGAGTGGGCGCCGGGCATGGTGGAACCCACTATTCAAAGAAAAAATGACCAATAAAAAAGAAGAGATTGTTGAAATCTTTACCGACGGCGCATGCCGCGGCAATCCCGGGCCTGGCGGATGGGGGGCTATTTTGCGCTTTCGGGGGAAGGAAAAAGAACTCTTCGGCGGTGAGCTTGAAACCACCAACAACCGCATGGAGCTGATGGCCGCCATCCAAGCCCTGGAAGCATTAAAGCGCCCTTGTAAAGTAAGAATCAGCACGGATTCTCAGTATCTGATGAAAGGCATCACCGAATGGATGGAGAACTGGATCAAGCGGGACTGGAAAACTTCCGCCAACAAACCAGTCAAAAATATCGACTTGTGGCAGCGTCTCAATCAAGCATTAAGCAAACACCAAGTAGAATGGGAGTGGGTGCGCGGCCACAGCGGACACCCGGAAAACGAACGGGCTGATCAATTGGCCAATAAAGCCATAGATGAGATGTTACAATCCAACCAGCAATAGATAAACATACCTAATCAATTTCCGAACGCTTAATATTTTGGTGTGCCGGTCTTCCTTCTGTGGGTGTTGGTGGCCAGGTCGGCCACCATCAAGCCCTCAGGGATGCGTTTATGGCGTCCCCCAGAAGGAAGACCGGAACACCTCGATTACCAAAAGTTCGTAAGAAATAACTGTAAAACCATGCGTCAAATTGTTCTCGATACCGAAACCACCGGTTTAGATCCCCAAGAAGGTCACCGGATTATTGAAATCGGCTGCGTGGAGCTGATTGACAGAAGAATCACCGACCGCCGCTATCATATTTACCTTAATCCGGACCGTGATATTGACGAAGGCGCGGTTGAAGTCCATGGCATCGACAGTAATTTTCTGGCGGACAAACCCAGGTTTGCTGACATTGCCGATGAATTCATCGCATTTGTCAAAGATAGTGAACTTGTCATCCATAACGCGCCTTTCGATGTGGGCTTTATCAATGCTGAATTATCGCTGTTAGGTCCCCACTATGGGCATCTTGAGGACTATTGCACCGTTCTAGACACCTTGGTACTGGCCAAACGCAAGCATCCCGGACAACGCAACAGCCTGGATGCTTTGTGCAAGCGTTATCAAATTGATAACAGCCGCCGTAACCTGCATGGCGCCTTGCTGGACGCGGAAATCCTGGCAGCCGTATATTTGGCAATGACCGGCGGGCAAATTTCGTTACTGCTTGATGAGCAGGCAAACCAGAATAATACCGACACTAAACCTGATCATTCCCCTACCCGTCGCCGGCAAAGGCCGTTAAAGGTGATACGCTGCCAAGAACAAGAGTTACAAAGGCATCAGCAGCGCTTGCAGGCAATTGAACAAGCCAGCGGCGGAAACTGTCTTTGGCTGCACGAAGATTAGTACTTGATGTTTCACGTTATACTCAATGCACTTAAATCTTTTTTGGACTAGCTCAAAACCACACTTTACGATATGCTATTTGCTTTCCAGGAGAGGTGGCTGAGCGGTTGAAAGCACCGGTCTTGAAAACCGGCGAGGGGAGACCCTCCGTGGGTTCGAATCCCACCCTCTCCGCCAGTTTCTCCAAAACAAATAGCCTAGCTTGGCACATTCCTTTATGATTAAAGTACTCCTTGCTGACGATCACGAATTAGTTCGAAGCGGCATTGAACAACTGCTCAATGCTGACCAAGAAATCGACGTGGTGGGTGTAGCCTCTACCGGAGAGGAAGCGCTCAACAAAGTCGAAGACACTAAACCGGACATCGCAGTCATCGATGTGAACATGCCGGGCATGGGGGGGCTGGAGACTTGCCACAAACTCCAACGCAAGCACCCGGAAATCAGACTCATTGCCATTAGTGTCTACAATGATGGACCCTTTCCCCGTCAGCTTCTGGATGCGGGCGTGGCTGGCTACATCTCTAAAAACTGCCCCACCGATGAAATGATCCATGCAATCAAGGCCGTTTACAGCGGTGAACGCTATCTCAGCGGCGATGTGGCCCGCAATATTGCGCTCGGCAGCGCTAAAAATGGCAAGTCTTTATTTGACGCGCTTTCGTCCCGGGAAATGGAAGTCACGATGCTGACCTTGCAAGGAAAATCGATTCAAGAAATCGCGGAAATCCTGTCCTTAAGCCCTAAGACAGTTTGTACCTACCGATATCGCATTTTTGAAAAGCTAGGGATTAAAAACGACGTTGAATTGACCCGCCTGGCAAGCAAATATGGGTTAATGTGATCCCTTTCCGCGAAAGCAGTCGTTTTCAGGTAAAAAAACTATATAATACCCGTCCAAGCCTCGGTGGTGGAATTGGTAGACACACGGGACTTAAAATCCCGAGGGGGAAACCCCGTGACGGTTCGAGTCCGTCCCGAGGCACCATCTCTCCGCAACCCTTAAGTCACAAGGTGGGCTTATGACCCTTCAAGCAAAAGACATCATGGAACCACGGGTGGTATCCGTGCCGCCAGATATGACGCTGGATCAATTTGAAGAATTTCTCACCATCCAAGGCGTTGATGGTGTTCCCGTTCAGGACGGCAAGGGGGAGGTCATTGGGATTGCCTCAAAAACCGATGTCATCCGGGCACTGCGCTTCCAAAAGCGCGAACCCTTTGAGCAACTTACCGGCCAAAACATTACCGTCGCCGATATTATGACCAATGACGTTATTTTTGTGCCCCCGGATCTTTCTGCCAGAGAAGTGGCGGAAGTTATGATCGAAGAAGGTATTCATCGGGTGCTGGTGGGGGATAAACATCACGTCCGCGGAATCATCACTGCATTTGACTTATTAGGGTTAGTGCGGTAACAGGTTAATTTTCCAGCACCAGTCCCAGCGGATTTTGGGGATCCACCCCCGGCATGAATGGAATGCGGCGGTCCTGATGGGTGAATTGATAAACCAATCCCAGCCAATTATTGAAGACTGCCTTGGCGGTATCGCGCCAGGTATTGTCCAGCAAAGGAATTAACCTCTGCTCGGGGAAATCCGCCGGTGGGCGGCCGCTGCGTTTAGCGCTTTCGATTTCCAACCGGTATGCCTGCAGAAGTTCCTGGGCTTTAGGGGCAAAGTAGTTTTCAGGAAACGGCGGATAATCCTCCCTTTCCCCAAAGTAGAACCTTAGAATCTCCCGCTTGTACTCTTTCATCAAGCTGATGGTGTCGTACTCTGGATGCCCCTGGAAATACACCACCCGCAGCAAATCCTGACTGACCGCCAGATGAACTCCAGCCACCTCGCTTTCCACCAAAACCTTCAACCCTTTCCGCTTTAAATCCTTGGCAAATAACTCATTGTAACGGGAATGGGGCACATCAAAGCGGGTATTAATATCCGCCACCAGCGGATGCCTTGGCTCTACCACGCGATGGGGATACACTCCCCAGCGCTTTTCGGGCAGACGGGTTCGCTGAATCCCGTGACAATACTGCACCAAAGCATGGGTCGCCAGACAAGAACAAAGAATGGAAGTCACATTCTGCTTGGCCCAATCGAATACTTGAGTCAAAGGCTCCCAGAACGGCTCCTGGGCAATATTGGGGTGGGTCACATTGGCGCCGCTGACGATCAATGCATCCAGTCCTTCTTCACGAATCTTGTCAAAAGGCTCGTAAAAACGCTCGATATGCGCTCTGGCTTCCGGACTTCTTTCCAGGCCCTCAATGGTAAAGGGATGCACATAAAACTGAACAATTTGATTACACGCCCCCAGCAGACGGAAAAACTGGCGCTCGGTAGCCTCCAGAGCTTTATCCGGCATCATGTTAAGCAAACCGATATGGAGCTCACGAATATCCTGATGGCGGGCATAGTCCGGGGGCAAAATCTTTTGCCCTTCGTGTCGAAGGCGTTCAAAACTAGGCAGTGGCGTATGGGCAACTAGCGGCATCGTCTAATCTCTCACCCGGTTTTCCTGGCAGATTCCTGTGAGGCGATGGCATCGGCCACCAATTCCAGAAAATCCTGCTCGTCCCGAAGCCTGTTGATTTCTCCGGCATCCACTGTATAACCGTATTGATCGGCTATCCGTTGATAACGCGGCAACCGTGAACGTAGCAATCGCGGAAAGACCCACGTGACAAATTCATCGGGAGGAATTTGTTCCGGCGAGGCATACCCTTTTTCTTGCATGAAAATCGGCAATTGCTCGTCTAAAAATTCCTCCCGGTAATATAAGGGCTTGGGAATTTGTTTGGCCCGCTCAATCAAGGTCTGCTCCAACTCCGGCGTGGTTTTGATATAGATAATCAAAGTATGCCTGGCCAGTGTTTCCAGCACCTTGGGCTCATCCAGCTCGCAGACACTGCCACCGGCATCATTGAGGAAATGCTTGTAGCCATAAATATCTTCCGCCTTTTCAATAAAGGCCGGAATATCGAGCATGGCGGCAATTTCCGCCTGCCGGTGCAAGGCCTGGCGGCGCTTGAATTCCTTCAGCGGCAATCCTCCCCGATTGGGATCGCCAATCTTGCCAAGAAAGGTGGCGATGGGAGCGAGATTGTTGACGGTGATATTGCTGCAAATATAAATGGAGTCAGACCGCAGCAAATCCCGCAGAAAAGGCACCTGCATTGCCTGGCGTTTAATGTTGTCCAGAATGGGTTCCTCCAGGTACTTGGTGCCAATCCGGTAATCGCCTGAGTAGTGGAACCATTTATCCTTCGGCAGCTTGTTGGCCAGGGTTGTCTTCCCCACCCCCGACATGCCTAGAAGGGTAAGCCGTTTAGAATCCCATGCCATAAATTCTTTGGGCGACATTTTCATAAACTACAATGGCTCCAAACCTTAATCTCTGATGGAAGTTATAACCCGAATATTGGAGAGGTTAAGCTCTCCTAGGTTCCGCAAAATGAAGCACTCCCGCTCATCATACTTGAGCGCCGCATTAACGGCAAAGCCCCCGAAAGCGCCTGACATAGGCACGCAAATATTGCCGCTCAAACACTTCCGGCAACCATCGCTGCCCGGAAAGCAAATGGCAATATTGGGACCCGATCACATAAACATTGGCGTCAACGGTTTTTCCGCATGCCAAGGTTACCGGCAATATTTGCCGCTCATAAAAATCACTCTCAAAGTCGTCCAACCGCTGCATTGAAAAATCATCCACCCCCCAATAGACCTGGCCATCAACGGCGGAATCGGGCTGAACGCATATCCCGGGAAAAACCCGGCCTTTGACTTTATATCGCCCAAACCCTTTCAGCGTCGCAGGCTGTGCCGGGAAAATCCGCCCTGTCACCACCTTTAGCACCTGGGGAAAAAGCAGCGTTCCATACACAAAAACCACCTGACCGCCCATTTTTGTGCGAAATTTACCACAATATGTCATAATTACGCGACATAGCCTGCTATCTTGTCAAAATCTAAGGAATATTCATGCTGCCTTCGGGTATCAGGATTGGAATCAGCTTTTTTATTGCCAGCCTGCTTTTTGTTGCTTTTGCTTCCAGCGCGGCTGAAATTCATCCCCTGCCCAAATGGCGTGAATTAACCCTGGAACTTTCCCCCGCCATTGTGGTTAAGGCCAAATTAAAAGCTTCTATTGGCAAAGAGGCCCTACCGGAGTTGCTGAATCGTCCCAAGGCCTTGGTTCCAGCAAACGAGAGCCCGCTGTACCACTTGACGGTAGAAACCCGTCTCAAGTGGTTTCTATCCAGTAAAACCTGGTTGGGTAATTTGTGGCTGGAACCCAATATGCAAGCCCTGCAACGCACCCGGATCAAATATGGCAAAAAAGGCAGTTATAAACTTTACCGCTATGCCCAGCACGGCGTTTACCGGATTCGCAAAGAACCCAGAAATAAAGAAAACGCCTTTCAACCCCCGGAAAACTGGCTAAAAAGCAAAGAAAGCTTCTACCCCTTCCCTCCCGGGGTCCGCCAAGAGTGCGGCATAATTACTGATCCTTATAGTATCTTGTTGCTGATCTCCAATGATTTTCCGCCAAAGGGACAATCATCGGCCAGTTTGTGCATGTTCAATAAAAAAAATCTCTATCGGGTCAAGTTTGAGCGCGCTGGCACCCAACCGCTGCAAGTGGATTACGTTATCAAGGGATCCAAGAAAAAACACATCAAAACCACCGTCAAGGCTGAAAAAATTCTAGTTCGGCCATCCGCCTATGAGCCAGGTACTGATGAAGCCTTTGAGTTTTTGGGGATGGAGGGGGAAATTACCCTGCTCCGCGACCCCGACACGCATTATCTACTGCAAGTCATAGGAACTGTCCCGGAATTCGGCCGGGCCAAACTTGGTTTGACCAAAATCAAACTGTTCCATTAGAGCCCTTTTCAACCACCAATGCTTGTAACCGGCGCAACAACCCATCCGGCTCCTTGACTGCCAAAGCCGCTATTTCCCTGGCCCGCTCAGGCGTACTGGCAAAGGCATAAATACGCAGTTGCGGCGCGTTGCCGGAAGGGCGAACATGGGCGATTTCACCATTGGCAAAATAACAACGGATACCGTCCAGCACATTGATTTTGACAATTTCGGCAAAACCTTCCGCCGGCGAAAAAACCGATTCCAGCAAACGCTTCTTCTCCAGCCATGATTTGGCTTGCCCACTTTCCTGAGGCCATACGCCAACTTTCCGATTGTCAGCATCCAGCAGCCTTACCGCGCCATCAACAAATTCCAGGGTTTTGATGCGATCATCCTCAGGCCTGAAAAATTCAACCATCAGGCGGCTGTCCTCCTGCGGGAATTCGTCCAACAAATCCGATTTGCCATAACACGGTGGAAATTCCCGCAGTAATTTGGCTAAGGGTATCTGCCGCTGATTTGCTACCTGCAATACTGTCAACATGGGCAAGGTGGCATCACGAGTAGGCAGCGGTTCGAGCACGCCCTTTTCAAGAGTGATTGCAGAGCCCAACAAAAATCCGCCATTGGCTTCCCAAGCCATCACCCGCTGTTTCCCTTGGCTTTTCAGGGTTTCCATCGCCTCAATAACGTAAGGCGAACCGATCCGGGTCCGTAGCACTGAAATGCCCCGGGTATTAAAAAATTCCTCCAGGGCGGGATTGGCGCTGATGGGCACGGCCACGGCATCGGCTTTGAGGGCATCGGCAACAATAGCGCCCAACAAATCGCCGGGGATAAACTGCAATTTCGTTTCGCCACCGGATTGCTGCAAACCAATCACCAATGGCCGGTCGCTGTCTCCGTCGGTGGAAACAATCGCGTCGAATTGCCCCGATTGTTGGCCAGCCAAATCCGCCAACATCTGTAAATGG encodes:
- the rnhA gene encoding ribonuclease HI (An endonuclease that specifically degrades the RNA strand of RNA-DNA hybrids), producing the protein MTNKKEEIVEIFTDGACRGNPGPGGWGAILRFRGKEKELFGGELETTNNRMELMAAIQALEALKRPCKVRISTDSQYLMKGITEWMENWIKRDWKTSANKPVKNIDLWQRLNQALSKHQVEWEWVRGHSGHPENERADQLANKAIDEMLQSNQQ
- a CDS encoding DNA polymerase III subunit epsilon, producing MRQIVLDTETTGLDPQEGHRIIEIGCVELIDRRITDRRYHIYLNPDRDIDEGAVEVHGIDSNFLADKPRFADIADEFIAFVKDSELVIHNAPFDVGFINAELSLLGPHYGHLEDYCTVLDTLVLAKRKHPGQRNSLDALCKRYQIDNSRRNLHGALLDAEILAAVYLAMTGGQISLLLDEQANQNNTDTKPDHSPTRRRQRPLKVIRCQEQELQRHQQRLQAIEQASGGNCLWLHED
- a CDS encoding two-component system response regulator — protein: MIKVLLADDHELVRSGIEQLLNADQEIDVVGVASTGEEALNKVEDTKPDIAVIDVNMPGMGGLETCHKLQRKHPEIRLIAISVYNDGPFPRQLLDAGVAGYISKNCPTDEMIHAIKAVYSGERYLSGDVARNIALGSAKNGKSLFDALSSREMEVTMLTLQGKSIQEIAEILSLSPKTVCTYRYRIFEKLGIKNDVELTRLASKYGLM
- a CDS encoding homoserine O-succinyltransferase, with product MPLVAHTPLPSFERLRHEGQKILPPDYARHQDIRELHIGLLNMMPDKALEATERQFFRLLGACNQIVQFYVHPFTIEGLERSPEARAHIERFYEPFDKIREEGLDALIVSGANVTHPNIAQEPFWEPLTQVFDWAKQNVTSILCSCLATHALVQYCHGIQRTRLPEKRWGVYPHRVVEPRHPLVADINTRFDVPHSRYNELFAKDLKRKGLKVLVESEVAGVHLAVSQDLLRVVYFQGHPEYDTISLMKEYKREILRFYFGEREDYPPFPENYFAPKAQELLQAYRLEIESAKRSGRPPADFPEQRLIPLLDNTWRDTAKAVFNNWLGLVYQFTHQDRRIPFMPGVDPQNPLGLVLEN
- a CDS encoding ATPase — encoded protein: MKMSPKEFMAWDSKRLTLLGMSGVGKTTLANKLPKDKWFHYSGDYRIGTKYLEEPILDNIKRQAMQVPFLRDLLRSDSIYICSNITVNNLAPIATFLGKIGDPNRGGLPLKEFKRRQALHRQAEIAAMLDIPAFIEKAEDIYGYKHFLNDAGGSVCELDEPKVLETLARHTLIIYIKTTPELEQTLIERAKQIPKPLYYREEFLDEQLPIFMQEKGYASPEQIPPDEFVTWVFPRLLRSRLPRYQRIADQYGYTVDAGEINRLRDEQDFLELVADAIASQESARKTG